From Polynucleobacter sp. AP-Sving-400A-A2:
GTTCATCGCTATTACGAATGATCTTAATGACCTTATCAATATTCAGAAGAACGATCAAGCGCCCTTCCAAAATATGCATTCGATCATTCACCTTGCCTAAACGGTATTGAGTACGTCTTGTAACAGTACCCACTCTGAAAGAAATCCACTCTGAAATAATCTCTTTAAGACCTTTTTGACGTGGACGTCCGTCAGTACCAATCATGACCAAGTTCATTGGTGCATTGGATTCTAGCGATGTATGAGCTAGTAATAAATTAGCAAACTCATTGACATCAATATTTTTACTCTTAGGCTCAAATACCAGACGTACAGCCGCATCTTTGCTCGACTCATCACGTACGCCATCCAGGACATTCAGAATGGTGGATTTGAGATTGCTTTGCTCTGGAGTTAAAGTCTTCTTGCCAACTTTGACTTTAGGATTGGTAATCTCTTCAATCTCTTGCAATACCCGCTGCGATGACGTTGATGGTGGTAGTTCATTCACCACGATTTGCCACTGGCCACGAGCCAATTCTTCAACAGACCAACGGGCACGTACTTTTAAGCTGCCGCGACCTGCTTCATAAATCTGCGTAATTTCTGCTGGAGAAGAAATAATTTGACCGCCACCAGGATAGTCCGGGCCAGGTATGATTTCCAATAACTCTGAAGTACTCATCTTCGGAGACTTCATCAAGGCAATCGCTGCGCTAGCCACTTCACGTAAATTGTGCGAAGGAATCTCCGTTGCCATACCTACCGCAATACCTGATGCGCCGTTCAATAGAACAAAAGGCAAGCGTGCTGGTAACAACTTAGGCTCCTGGAAGGATCCATCGTAGTTCGGCGCAAAATCGACCGTACCTTCATCAATCTCACTGAGCAACAAACCGGCAATTTTGGTTAAACGCGCTTCGGTGTATCGCATAGCCGCTGCGCCATCACCATCACGTGAACCAAAGTTACCCTGACCATCAATCAATGGGTAACGTAATGAGAAGCTTTGGGCAAGACGCACTAATGCGTCATAAGCGGATTGATCACCGTGCGGATGGAATTTACCAAGTACATCACCAACTACACGCGCACTCTTAACTGGCTTCGCATCAGCACGCAAACCCATCTCACTCATCGAGAACAGAATGCGGCGTTGAACCGGCTTTTGACCATCAGATACATCTGGCAATGCGCGACCTTTGACAACGCTAATGGCGTAATCTAAGTAAGCGCGTTCAGCATAGACCGCTAGCGTTAGGCTATCTTTATCGTCCTCATTGAGCTCAATCTTTTTTGGATCATGCGGATCATTGGGTCCACCTGCCTGAACAGAAATAGGTTCATCGATTGCAAACAAATCAGCTTGATCTGTAGAGTCTGCACTACCTGGAGTTTTTTTGATCGCCATTAGATATCCGCCTCTACTTCGTTACCGCGCTCTTCCAACCAATCACGACGAGCCCCGGATTCGGATTTACCCATCAACATATCCATTGTTTTAATTGTTTCATCTTCTGTCCACGTGCCCAATGTCACTGGCAATAGGCGACGAGTATCTGGGTTGAGGGTGGTATCCCACAGTTGTTCAGCGCTCATCTCGCCCAAACCTTTAAAACGAGAAATTTGCCAAGCAGACTCTTTGACGCCATCTTTACGCAACTTATCTTCAATTGCTTGCAGCTCGCTTGCATCTAAAGCGTAAATCTTTTGGGCTGGCTTTTTACCACGAGCTGGCGCATCCACTCTAAATAAGGGCGGCCGGGAAATATGGATATGCCCCAATTCAATTAACTTAGGGAAATGCTTGTAGAACAAGGTGAGTAGCAATACCTGAATATGCGCACCATCGACGTCCGCATCAGACAAGATGCAGACCTTGCCGTAACGTAAATTCGATAAATCCGGCATGTCATTAGCACCATGTGGATCGACGCCAATGGCTACCGCAATGTCATGTACTTCATTATTGGCAAATAAACGATCGCGCTCGGCTTCCCAAGTATTGAGAACCTTGCCACGCAAAGGCAGGATCGCTTGATATTCTTTGTTGCGCCCCATCTTGGCTGAGCCGCCGGCTGAATCTCCCTCAACCAGGAAGATTTCATTCAGGCCAATATCTTCGCTCTCGCAATCAGTCAACTTTCCGGGAAGAACTGCTACACCAGATGATTTTTTCTTCTCTACTTTTTGGCCAGCACGGGTTCTAGCTTGAGCTTGCTTAATCACTAAGTCCGCTAGTTTGCGACCGTAGTCCACGTGCTCATTGAGCCAAAGCTCTAATGCAGATTTAGCGTAGCCAGAAACCAAACGCACTGCGTCTCTAGAGTTCAGACGCTCTTTAATTTGCCCCTGGAATTGGGGGTCCAATACCTTGGCAGACAAAATAAATGAAGCGCGCGCAAAGACGTCTTCAGGCATTAACTTGACACCTTTTGGTTGTAAAGCATGCATCTCAATGAAGCCTTTCACGGCATTAAAGAGGCCTTCACGCAGACCACTTTCATGCGTTCCACCTGCAGGAGTCGGGATTAAGTTCACATAACTCTCACGCACAGGTGGGCCATCTTCGGTCCAAGTTACAACCCAAGCAGCGCCCTCGCCTTCAGCAAAGGAGTCATCATCTCCGTTACCAGTAGCGTATTGCTCACCTTCAAATGGAGGAATTACTTCTGCGCCATGACCAGCTTGAGCCATTGCTTCATTTAAGTAGCCACGCAAGCCATGGGCATATTGCCAAGTTTGGCTCTCGCCAGACTTTTCTTGAATCAGGGTCACTTTTACGCCTGGCAATAAGACTGCCTTAGAGCGTAATAAACGAATGAGTTCAGGCATAGGGATAGCTGCGTTATCAAAGTACTTGCCATCAGGCCATGCACGTACACGTGTACCGTGAGACTTATCCTCTTTGCCGGCGGCGCTGGTTTTGAGCTTTTCAATCACCCTGCCATCAGCAAAGGTCAATGTAGAGACTTGACCCTCACGCCATACGGTGACCTCTAGTCGCTTAGATAAGGCATTGGTTACAGAAACACCGACACCATGCAAACCACCAGAGAAGGCATATGCACCGCCGGAGCCTTTTTCGAATTTACCGCCAGCATGAAGCTGGGTAAAGACGATTTCTACTACTGGGAGCTTCTCGGTTGGATGCATTCCCACAGGAATACCGCGGCCATCATCCTCCACACTCACACTGCTGTCGGTATGCAAAGTCACAATGATTTGTTTGCCAAACCCTCCTAAAGCCTCGTCAGAAGCGTTATCCAGTACCTCCTGAATGATGTGCAAGGGATTATCAGTGCGGGTGTACATTCCCGGCCGCTGACGGACGGGTTCAAGCCCTTTTAAGACTTGAATCGATGATTCGCTGTATTCAGATGTTTTACGGGTAGCCATGCGCGCAAATTGTAGTCATGTCTGAAGGAAAACCTGAATTTTCCTGAATTACCCTTTTTTTCATGCCAAAATTGCAGGATGGGAGCCTTAAGTCATATTCGCGTTTTAGACCTCAGCCGTGTGCTTGCCGGCCCGTGGTGTACTCAAAACCTCGCCGACCTCGGTGCAGATGTCATTAAGGTTGAAAAACCTGGTGAGGGCGATGACACACGGCACTGGGGCCCTCCTTTTGCCAGAGATCAAAACGGCAAAGATACGGCTGAAAGTGCGTATTTCATATCCATTAACCGCAATAAACGTTCCATTACGGTCGATATTAGCAAGCCTGAAGGCCAAGAAATCATTCGCCAGCTCGCAAAAGACTCCGATGTCGTCATTGAGAACTACAAAGTTGGACAGCTGGCTAAGTACGGACTGGATTACGAGAGCTTAATCAAAGTAAAGCCGGATCTCATTTACTGCTCAATTACTGGATTCGGGCAATTTGGGCCCTACTCAAAACGCCCTGGATATGATTTTATTGTCCAAGGAATGGGTGGCTTTATGAGCGTTACCGGTGAAGCGGATGACTTTCCAGGTGCTAGCCCGCAAAAAGCGGGTGTTGCAATTGCCGATATCTTTACCGGGATGTACGCCACCACCTCCATCTTGGCGGCCATTGCCCATAAAAACCATACTGGCGAAGGTCAATACATTGACTTGGCACTATTGGATACGCAAATAGCAGTCATGGCAAATGTGGCTAGCGCCTATTTATGCTCAGATGAAATCCCCAAACGTTGGGGCAATGCATCGCCAACGATAGTACCTTATCAAACACTTCCCACATCAGATGGCTGGATGATTGTTGCAGCCGGAAATAACGGCCAATTCAGGCATTTTGTTACCGCAGGTAATGAAGCCCATTTAGCCGATAACCCTCTGTACTCCGAGAATCCAATGCGGGTGAAGCACCGCGAACAGCTAGTACCTCTGCTGGAGGAAATGACGAGAAAGAAAACTAAGGCAGAGTGGATTGCCTTACTTGAAAAAGCAAATGTACCCTGCGGACCAATTAATAATTTTCAAGAGGTATTTGAAAATGAACAGGTCAAAGCCCGTGATATTCAAATCAATGTGCCCCACCCCACAGCTGGCAAGATGAAGTTGGTAGCAAGTCCTATGCGACTCTCTAAAACTCCAGTAGAAGTCAGAATGGCACCCCCAACCTTGGGACAGCATACTGATGAGATCCTACGCGAGAGACTGGGTCTTAGCGCGCAGGATATCGATTTACTGAGAGAGAATGGTTCGATCTAATCGAGCTTGCCAATTTTTCTAACTACCTCATTCATCTTGGCAATATCCTTATCCCAAAAGATTTGGAATTCAGGTTCATCAAGATAGTCGATTGGGCTACCTGCATT
This genomic window contains:
- the parC gene encoding DNA topoisomerase IV subunit A gives rise to the protein MAIKKTPGSADSTDQADLFAIDEPISVQAGGPNDPHDPKKIELNEDDKDSLTLAVYAERAYLDYAISVVKGRALPDVSDGQKPVQRRILFSMSEMGLRADAKPVKSARVVGDVLGKFHPHGDQSAYDALVRLAQSFSLRYPLIDGQGNFGSRDGDGAAAMRYTEARLTKIAGLLLSEIDEGTVDFAPNYDGSFQEPKLLPARLPFVLLNGASGIAVGMATEIPSHNLREVASAAIALMKSPKMSTSELLEIIPGPDYPGGGQIISSPAEITQIYEAGRGSLKVRARWSVEELARGQWQIVVNELPPSTSSQRVLQEIEEITNPKVKVGKKTLTPEQSNLKSTILNVLDGVRDESSKDAAVRLVFEPKSKNIDVNEFANLLLAHTSLESNAPMNLVMIGTDGRPRQKGLKEIISEWISFRVGTVTRRTQYRLGKVNDRMHILEGRLIVLLNIDKVIKIIRNSDEPKADLIKEFKLSDRQAEDILDIRLRQLARLEGIKIEQELKALKSERDDLEGLLQSDTVLRKRIIKEIESDMKDFGDDRRTLIQEDKRAVAETKVLDEPVTVIVSQKGWVRVRQGHEHDAMQFAFKAGDALYDTFECRTVDVMQGFGSDGRVYTVPVSELPGARGDGSPLTSFVNLAAGSQMVAYYAGQPDDLVLISTRSGNGFLANVADMTTRNKAGKSFVGIDSKFPGGDAPLGAAKVTAGMKQVACLSESSKLLVFPLDELKRLPTGGKGVILMGLDDKEKLASAIAVGPDGATYSGAGRAGKPTELSLDAKTLKSFAGNRARKGHFVEPRLKDGKLTAN
- a CDS encoding DNA topoisomerase IV subunit B, with the protein product MATRKTSEYSESSIQVLKGLEPVRQRPGMYTRTDNPLHIIQEVLDNASDEALGGFGKQIIVTLHTDSSVSVEDDGRGIPVGMHPTEKLPVVEIVFTQLHAGGKFEKGSGGAYAFSGGLHGVGVSVTNALSKRLEVTVWREGQVSTLTFADGRVIEKLKTSAAGKEDKSHGTRVRAWPDGKYFDNAAIPMPELIRLLRSKAVLLPGVKVTLIQEKSGESQTWQYAHGLRGYLNEAMAQAGHGAEVIPPFEGEQYATGNGDDDSFAEGEGAAWVVTWTEDGPPVRESYVNLIPTPAGGTHESGLREGLFNAVKGFIEMHALQPKGVKLMPEDVFARASFILSAKVLDPQFQGQIKERLNSRDAVRLVSGYAKSALELWLNEHVDYGRKLADLVIKQAQARTRAGQKVEKKKSSGVAVLPGKLTDCESEDIGLNEIFLVEGDSAGGSAKMGRNKEYQAILPLRGKVLNTWEAERDRLFANNEVHDIAVAIGVDPHGANDMPDLSNLRYGKVCILSDADVDGAHIQVLLLTLFYKHFPKLIELGHIHISRPPLFRVDAPARGKKPAQKIYALDASELQAIEDKLRKDGVKESAWQISRFKGLGEMSAEQLWDTTLNPDTRRLLPVTLGTWTEDETIKTMDMLMGKSESGARRDWLEERGNEVEADI
- a CDS encoding CaiB/BaiF CoA-transferase family protein, whose translation is MGALSHIRVLDLSRVLAGPWCTQNLADLGADVIKVEKPGEGDDTRHWGPPFARDQNGKDTAESAYFISINRNKRSITVDISKPEGQEIIRQLAKDSDVVIENYKVGQLAKYGLDYESLIKVKPDLIYCSITGFGQFGPYSKRPGYDFIVQGMGGFMSVTGEADDFPGASPQKAGVAIADIFTGMYATTSILAAIAHKNHTGEGQYIDLALLDTQIAVMANVASAYLCSDEIPKRWGNASPTIVPYQTLPTSDGWMIVAAGNNGQFRHFVTAGNEAHLADNPLYSENPMRVKHREQLVPLLEEMTRKKTKAEWIALLEKANVPCGPINNFQEVFENEQVKARDIQINVPHPTAGKMKLVASPMRLSKTPVEVRMAPPTLGQHTDEILRERLGLSAQDIDLLRENGSI